The following coding sequences lie in one Oryctolagus cuniculus chromosome 7, mOryCun1.1, whole genome shotgun sequence genomic window:
- the GABRD gene encoding gamma-aminobutyric acid receptor subunit delta isoform X2, which produces MASLRWLLPALLLLRARPRGARAMNDIGDYVGSNLEISWLPNLDGLVEGYARNFRPGIGGPPVNVALALEVASIDHISEVNMSWRDSRLSYNHTSETLGLDSRFVDKLWLPDTFIVNAKSAWFHDVTVENKLIRLQPDGVVLYSIRITSTVACDMDLAKYPMDEQECMLELESYGYSSEDIVYYWSENQEQIHGLDRLQLAQFTITSYRFSTELMNFKSAGQFPRLSLHFRLRRNRGVYIIQSYMPSVLLVAMSWVSFWISQAAVPARVSLGITTVLTMTTLMVSARSSLPRASAIKALDVYFWICYVFVFAALVEYAFAHFNADYRRKRKAKVKVTKPRAEMDVRNAIVLFSLSAAGVTQELAVSRRPCRVPGHLLGSYRSVEVETGETKEEGPACPGGSGGLRARFKPIGADTIDIYARAVFPAAFAAVNVVYWAAYTM; this is translated from the exons AGCCATGAACGATATCGGGGACTACGTGGGCTCCAACCTGGAGATCTCCTGGCTCCCCAACCTGGACGGGCTGGTGGAAGGCTATGCCCGCAACTTCCGGCCCGGCATCGGAG GCCCCCCTGTGAACGTGGCCCTCGCCCTGGAGGTGGCCAGCATCGACCACATCTCGGAGGTGAACATG AGCTGGAGGGACAGCAGGCTCTCCTACAACCACACCAGCGAGACCCTGGGCCTGGACAGCCGCTTCGTGGACAAGCTGTGGCTGCCCGACACGTTCATCGTGAACGCCAAGTCGGCCTGGTTCCACGACGTCACCGTGGAGAACAAACTCATCCGGCTGCAGCCGGACGGCGTGGTCCTGTACAGCATCCG AATCACCTCCACGGTGGCCTGCGACATGGACCTGGCCAAGTACCCCATGGATGAGCAGGAGTGCATGCTGGAACTGGAGAGCT ATGGCTACTCCTCGGAGGACATCGTGTACTACTGGTCGGAAAACCAGGAGCAGATCCACGGGCTGGACAGGCTGCAGCTGGCCCAGTTCACCATCACCAGCTACCGCTTCTCCACGGAGCTGATGAACTTCAAGTCGG CCGGCCAGTTCCCCCGGCTCAGCCTGCACTTCCGCCTGCGGAGGAACCGCGGTGTCTACATCATCCAGTCCTACATGCCCTCCGTGCTCCTGGTGGCCATGTCCTGGGTCTCCTTTTGGATCAGCCAGGCCGCGGTGCCCGCCAGGGTGTCTCTAG GCATCACCACGGTGCTGACCATGACCACGCTCATGGTCAGCGCCCGCTCCTCGCTGCCGCGGGCCTCGGCCATCAAGGCGCTGGACGTGTACTTCTGGATCTGCTACGTGTTCGTGTTTGCCGCCCTGGTGGAGTACGCCTTCGCACACTTCAACGCCGACTACAGGAGGAAGCGGaaggccaaggtcaaggtcaCAAAGCCAAGGGCGGAG ATGGACGTGAGGAACGCGATCGTCCTCTTCTCCCTCTCGGCCGCTGGCGTCACCCAGGAGCTGGCCGTCTCCCGCCGGCCGTGCCGcgtccctgggcacctgctgggctccTACCGGTCAGTGGAGGTGGAGACGGGGGAGACCAAGGAGGAGGGGCCGGCCTGCCCGGGGGGCTCGGGGGGCCTCCGCGCCCGGTTCAAGCCCATTGGCGCCGACACCATCGACATCTACGCCCGCGCCGTCTTCCCCGCGGCCTTCGCGGCCGTCAACGTCGTGTACTGGGCGGCCTACACCATGTGA
- the GABRD gene encoding gamma-aminobutyric acid receptor subunit delta isoform X1: MASLRWLLPALLLLRARPRGARAMNDIGDYVGSNLEISWLPNLDGLVEGYARNFRPGIGGPPVNVALALEVASIDHISEVNMEYTMTVFLHQSWRDSRLSYNHTSETLGLDSRFVDKLWLPDTFIVNAKSAWFHDVTVENKLIRLQPDGVVLYSIRITSTVACDMDLAKYPMDEQECMLELESYGYSSEDIVYYWSENQEQIHGLDRLQLAQFTITSYRFSTELMNFKSAGQFPRLSLHFRLRRNRGVYIIQSYMPSVLLVAMSWVSFWISQAAVPARVSLGITTVLTMTTLMVSARSSLPRASAIKALDVYFWICYVFVFAALVEYAFAHFNADYRRKRKAKVKVTKPRAEMDVRNAIVLFSLSAAGVTQELAVSRRPCRVPGHLLGSYRSVEVETGETKEEGPACPGGSGGLRARFKPIGADTIDIYARAVFPAAFAAVNVVYWAAYTM, translated from the exons AGCCATGAACGATATCGGGGACTACGTGGGCTCCAACCTGGAGATCTCCTGGCTCCCCAACCTGGACGGGCTGGTGGAAGGCTATGCCCGCAACTTCCGGCCCGGCATCGGAG GCCCCCCTGTGAACGTGGCCCTCGCCCTGGAGGTGGCCAGCATCGACCACATCTCGGAGGTGAACATG GAGTACACCATGACCGTGTTCCTGCACCAGAGCTGGAGGGACAGCAGGCTCTCCTACAACCACACCAGCGAGACCCTGGGCCTGGACAGCCGCTTCGTGGACAAGCTGTGGCTGCCCGACACGTTCATCGTGAACGCCAAGTCGGCCTGGTTCCACGACGTCACCGTGGAGAACAAACTCATCCGGCTGCAGCCGGACGGCGTGGTCCTGTACAGCATCCG AATCACCTCCACGGTGGCCTGCGACATGGACCTGGCCAAGTACCCCATGGATGAGCAGGAGTGCATGCTGGAACTGGAGAGCT ATGGCTACTCCTCGGAGGACATCGTGTACTACTGGTCGGAAAACCAGGAGCAGATCCACGGGCTGGACAGGCTGCAGCTGGCCCAGTTCACCATCACCAGCTACCGCTTCTCCACGGAGCTGATGAACTTCAAGTCGG CCGGCCAGTTCCCCCGGCTCAGCCTGCACTTCCGCCTGCGGAGGAACCGCGGTGTCTACATCATCCAGTCCTACATGCCCTCCGTGCTCCTGGTGGCCATGTCCTGGGTCTCCTTTTGGATCAGCCAGGCCGCGGTGCCCGCCAGGGTGTCTCTAG GCATCACCACGGTGCTGACCATGACCACGCTCATGGTCAGCGCCCGCTCCTCGCTGCCGCGGGCCTCGGCCATCAAGGCGCTGGACGTGTACTTCTGGATCTGCTACGTGTTCGTGTTTGCCGCCCTGGTGGAGTACGCCTTCGCACACTTCAACGCCGACTACAGGAGGAAGCGGaaggccaaggtcaaggtcaCAAAGCCAAGGGCGGAG ATGGACGTGAGGAACGCGATCGTCCTCTTCTCCCTCTCGGCCGCTGGCGTCACCCAGGAGCTGGCCGTCTCCCGCCGGCCGTGCCGcgtccctgggcacctgctgggctccTACCGGTCAGTGGAGGTGGAGACGGGGGAGACCAAGGAGGAGGGGCCGGCCTGCCCGGGGGGCTCGGGGGGCCTCCGCGCCCGGTTCAAGCCCATTGGCGCCGACACCATCGACATCTACGCCCGCGCCGTCTTCCCCGCGGCCTTCGCGGCCGTCAACGTCGTGTACTGGGCGGCCTACACCATGTGA